The genomic window GCCGGGCGGCGTGCAGTGGGAATCGGAGCGTCACCCGGGTTTGGCGGGATTGGTTTGCGAGATGGTACAGCGGGGCGCGGGGTCTCGTAACAGTCGCGACCTGGTGGCCGCTCAAGATAATTTGGGCATGGACCGTTCGGCCGGCGTGTCGACCGCACACGTGTCCTTTGGCGCCGCCATGCCCGCCGACTCGCTGCTGGCCGCACTGGATTTATACGCCGATATCGTGCGTCGTCCTCATCTACCGGGCGACCAATTGGAAGACGCTCAAGCGATGGCTCTGCAAGAACTGCACGCCATCGAAGACGAACCCACCCAGCGAGTGATGACGCGGTTGAAATCGCTTCATTACGGGCCCGTGCTGGGACGCAGCGTGTATGGAACGGAAGCGGGCTTGCGCTCGGTTAGCAGCAACGAGATCCGCGAATTCTATACGGCTCACTACCAACCGGCCGGCGCGATCCTGGCGGTGGCGGGGAATTTTCAGTGGCAGGAAACGCTGGACAAAATCGTCGATCTGTGGGGCAGTTGGAAACCGCAGCCGCGTCCGCAAGACACACCCATTACGGATCTGCCGGCGGTCTACGAGCACATCGATCATCCTTCGCAGCAAACGCATATTGCCTTTGCCTACCCCGCGGTGGCCTACGGCCATCCCGATTACTTTGCCCTCCGCGCCGGTGTGGGCGTGTTGAGCGACGGGATGAGCAGCCGCTTGTTCGACCGCGTGCGAGAACAACGCGGGCTGTGCTACAGCGTATCGGCCAGTTGCCATTCGTTGCGCGGTGTGGGCGGCGTGTTCGGATATGCGGGCACGACCGCGGAACGCGCCCAACAAACCTTGGACGTCACGCTGGCCGAGATCCAAGCGATCGCCGAAGGGGTCGATGATGACGAACTGCGACGGCTGAAAGTTCGCGTGCAAAGCAATCTAATCATGGAGCAGGAATCGAGTGCTTCGCGAGCCTCATCGATGGTCAGCGATTGGTTCCATCTGGGGCGGGTGATGTCGGCCGCTGAGTTGGAGCGACGGATCGAATCGGTTCGCGGTGACGAAGTGATGGCGTATTGGAAACAGTGTCCTCCGCAGTCGTTCCGGATCGTCACGCTGGGACCTCAACCGCTGACGGTGCCCGCCTAACAGGCTCGAATCATACGGGCTCCGCTTTTCATACGGGCCCTGCTCCCCTGCCGAATTCGCGTGCTAGATTTCGGTGCTGTGTGCGCATTCATGCGCGTCTCCGCAACCGTTATCAGCATCACAACCGTCAGCACCCCGACGGTTTCACTCGCGCGACCGATTCGACATGACCAAGCCACGTAACCTGCTGCTCCTGTTGCCGTTTGCTGCCGCAACTTTAATGGGCGCTTTTTTGGTGTTCCAGGTCCAGCCGGTGATCAGCAAATCGGTGCTGCCCTGGTTTGGCGGTTCGCCGGCGGTGTGGACCACTTGTATGCTGTTTTTCCAGGTGTTGCTGTTTGGCGGTTATCTGTACGCCCACTGTTTGACTCGGTTCTTTACGCCCCGACGGCAAGCCATGATCCACGCCGGGTTGTTGCTGTTGGCGATGTTTGCGCTGCCCATCAATCCCTCGCCGGAATGGAAACCGCTGGGCACCGAACAGCCGGTGCTGCACCTGTTGGCGTTGTTGGCCGTACATGTCGGCTTGCCCTATTTTGTGCTCAGTAGCACCGGCCCCTTGGTGCAGGCTTGGCTGAGCTATCGCAAGCAGGATGAGGGCGTCTATCGACTGTATGCACTCAGCAATGTGGGCTCGCTGGCGGCGCTGTTGACCTATCCGTTTCTGGTGGAACCGGTGCTGGCTGTCGCGGATCAGTCGCGCATCTGGTCGGGGCTGTTTTGTGTATTTGCGCTGACACAGGCTGCCTTGATCTTTGGATTATTGCGAAGCAGCGCGGCGAATACGGCCAACGCTGCCGACACGCCGGTCGACAACCCGACCGATCCGCCGCCCACCTGGTACCGTCGCGCTGCCTGGTTGTTGTTACCCGCCTTTGCGTCGTTGATGTTGTTGGCGGTTACCAATCATATCTGTCAGGAAGTGGCGGTGATTCCCTTCCTGTGGGTGCTGCCGCTGAGTTTCTATCTGATCAGCTTTATCGTCAGCTTTGATAAACCATCTTGGTATCAGCCCAAGATGTACGCCTCGGCGGCGATCGCCGTGGTGGCCGTCGTCTCGCTGGTCTCGCTGCGCCCGACAACCGGAATGATGTTGGTGCAGGGTGTGGGGTATTTACTGTTGCTGTTCCTGGTGTGCATGTTGTGTCATGGCGAAGTCGCTCGCTTGAAGCCTTCCACCAAATACCTGACGCAGTATTACGTCCTGCTATCGGCCGGTGGAGCGGTGGGAGGCCTCTGCGTCGGCTTGCTGTGTCCGCTGTTGTTTTCGTCTTACGTGGAGATGCCGATCGGGCTGGCCACCACGACGATGCTGGCCTTCATGCTGTTCATGGGACATCGCTCCTGGCAAAACAGTCAGTTCGAATTCGCTCGCGTCCGCGGCATGGTGTTGGCCG from Roseimaritima ulvae includes these protein-coding regions:
- a CDS encoding M16 family metallopeptidase — protein: MSSTADLPASPTLSHVLDNGLTVLGEPMPWLRTAAFSLCLPGGVQWESERHPGLAGLVCEMVQRGAGSRNSRDLVAAQDNLGMDRSAGVSTAHVSFGAAMPADSLLAALDLYADIVRRPHLPGDQLEDAQAMALQELHAIEDEPTQRVMTRLKSLHYGPVLGRSVYGTEAGLRSVSSNEIREFYTAHYQPAGAILAVAGNFQWQETLDKIVDLWGSWKPQPRPQDTPITDLPAVYEHIDHPSQQTHIAFAYPAVAYGHPDYFALRAGVGVLSDGMSSRLFDRVREQRGLCYSVSASCHSLRGVGGVFGYAGTTAERAQQTLDVTLAEIQAIAEGVDDDELRRLKVRVQSNLIMEQESSASRASSMVSDWFHLGRVMSAAELERRIESVRGDEVMAYWKQCPPQSFRIVTLGPQPLTVPA
- a CDS encoding spermidine synthase; the protein is MTKPRNLLLLLPFAAATLMGAFLVFQVQPVISKSVLPWFGGSPAVWTTCMLFFQVLLFGGYLYAHCLTRFFTPRRQAMIHAGLLLLAMFALPINPSPEWKPLGTEQPVLHLLALLAVHVGLPYFVLSSTGPLVQAWLSYRKQDEGVYRLYALSNVGSLAALLTYPFLVEPVLAVADQSRIWSGLFCVFALTQAALIFGLLRSSAANTANAADTPVDNPTDPPPTWYRRAAWLLLPAFASLMLLAVTNHICQEVAVIPFLWVLPLSFYLISFIVSFDKPSWYQPKMYASAAIAVVAVVSLVSLRPTTGMMLVQGVGYLLLLFLVCMLCHGEVARLKPSTKYLTQYYVLLSAGGAVGGLCVGLLCPLLFSSYVEMPIGLATTTMLAFMLFMGHRSWQNSQFEFARVRGMVLAGGALSAAMLLIVEVNDASDDIDKNRNFFGVLRIIQQGDRVSMVHGQTVHGCQYQSQRAEPTTYYTRQSGIGRTLAVKGREGNLEIGALGLGCGVLAVYGRPGDTIDYIEINPAVIDLAQKHFTYLSDSAAEVNMLQGDGRLVLERRAEKKYDVLVLDAFSSDAIPAHLLTLESVEMYRQRLKPGGVMAFHVSNKYLDLAPIVHRLVGELGWHSRRVDTGDDEATHGTAAIWVVAAESDDWFDAEELAIGREPRSEELQRAPLWTDQYHDLLSALRIF